A window from Drosophila kikkawai strain 14028-0561.14 chromosome 2L, DkikHiC1v2, whole genome shotgun sequence encodes these proteins:
- the LOC108077200 gene encoding uncharacterized protein yields the protein MAAAVAHSQEELFVSRATIQLQFQPSVEASPRIYEWRTQVLTPKPAPEEDLVSVKQHTTEAATPRGSYYTPPQIFGTEAKRKNLPQTLSNFFEAERHSSAWTRVTK from the coding sequence ATGGCAGCCGCAGTAGCACACAGCCAGGAGGAGCTCTTCGTGAGCCGGGCCACCATTCAATTGCAGTTTCAACCCTCCGTCGAGGCATCACCCCGCATCTACGAGTGGCGCACGCAGGTGCTGACGCCTAAACCCGCCCCGGAGGAGGACCTAGTGAGCGTCAAACAACATACCACGGAGGCTGCCACGCCCCGGGGTAGCTACTACACTCCACCGCAGATCTTTGGGACCGAAGCGAAGCGTAAGAATCTGCCCCAGACGCTGAGCAACTTCTTCGAGGCGGAGCGGCACTCCAGTGCCTGGACTCGCGTGACGAAGTAG